Proteins found in one Alteromonas macleodii genomic segment:
- a CDS encoding LysR family transcriptional regulator, which produces MDIEDLRKFIVVAQHENLNKASMHLSVTTGALSKVVKRIEQKLESQLFDRVGKHIRLNQRGNKFLLYATHLVHEADQALSEFRGNTALYNITVSGPSILLQYYMPTLLAKPYSVQDRFHVNINACWEGKALESVSRGGSDVAIATSFAMEEQEQDPSLHRISLGSSTYVVVAAKNHPAVSEEKNGTLTSQSLYAYAFACPDVSPFCGIKRGIGSDGWRDDKVPRSIHYRCNDFGTLLSVVRQGLALAYVPDFIAKSHDLTCVSVSDYDFCHEEHFELIYKPSMASGWLNRFVDSVKNAI; this is translated from the coding sequence ATGGATATTGAAGACTTAAGAAAGTTCATTGTTGTTGCGCAACATGAGAATTTGAATAAAGCATCTATGCATTTATCAGTCACCACAGGCGCATTGTCTAAAGTGGTGAAAAGGATAGAACAAAAGTTAGAAAGCCAATTGTTTGACCGAGTAGGTAAGCATATTCGACTCAACCAACGGGGAAACAAATTCCTTCTTTATGCCACTCATCTTGTGCACGAAGCCGATCAGGCGCTCAGTGAGTTTAGGGGGAATACCGCTTTATACAACATTACGGTGTCTGGCCCATCGATCTTGCTTCAATATTACATGCCAACTTTGCTTGCTAAACCTTACTCTGTACAAGATCGCTTTCACGTTAATATCAATGCTTGCTGGGAAGGGAAAGCGCTGGAAAGCGTTTCTAGAGGGGGAAGCGACGTGGCTATTGCCACCTCTTTTGCAATGGAAGAACAAGAGCAAGACCCGTCATTACATCGCATATCATTAGGGTCGTCTACCTATGTGGTTGTAGCCGCAAAAAATCACCCTGCGGTATCTGAAGAAAAAAACGGTACATTAACAAGTCAAAGTTTGTACGCTTATGCTTTTGCTTGCCCTGATGTCTCACCTTTTTGTGGAATAAAGCGGGGTATAGGTTCTGATGGGTGGCGAGACGACAAAGTCCCCCGTTCTATACACTATAGATGTAATGATTTTGGCACCCTGCTGTCTGTTGTCAGGCAAGGGCTGGCTTTGGCCTACGTACCTGACTTCATAGCGAAAAGCCATGATCTTACTTGCGTGTCCGTATCAGATTATGACTTTTGCCATGAAGAGCATTTTGAGTTGATTTACAAACCGAGTATGGCATCAGGATGGCTCAATAGGTTTGTCGATTCAGTTAAAAACGCTATTTAG
- a CDS encoding glutathione S-transferase family protein, with protein MIDLYTAATPNGWKASVALEEMGLEYTAHAVNLMKGEQKTPEFLAMNPNGRIPVIIDREADGHVVFESGAIMVYLAEKTGMFLPSDAKRKSQVMQWVMFQMGGIGPMMGQANVFHRYLEEKIPVAIARYQNEVRRLFTVLDGRLENREYLVDDYSIADMANWCWVRTYEWSGVSIEGLDNLIRWKNSIEARPAARRGVEVPNKIDKEALLKGAKNVVTK; from the coding sequence ATGATAGATTTATACACTGCCGCTACGCCGAATGGCTGGAAAGCCTCGGTGGCGCTTGAAGAAATGGGGCTTGAATATACCGCCCATGCCGTAAATTTAATGAAGGGCGAGCAGAAAACCCCAGAGTTTTTGGCGATGAACCCCAATGGACGCATACCGGTTATTATTGATAGAGAGGCCGACGGTCACGTGGTTTTTGAGTCTGGCGCCATCATGGTTTATCTGGCTGAAAAGACGGGAATGTTTTTACCCAGTGACGCCAAACGTAAAAGCCAGGTGATGCAATGGGTGATGTTTCAGATGGGGGGCATTGGACCTATGATGGGCCAAGCCAACGTGTTCCATCGTTATCTAGAAGAAAAAATCCCCGTAGCAATAGCGCGTTACCAAAACGAAGTGCGACGTTTATTCACTGTACTGGATGGCAGGTTAGAAAATCGCGAATATCTGGTAGACGACTATAGTATTGCCGATATGGCGAACTGGTGTTGGGTGCGTACCTACGAATGGTCTGGCGTTAGCATTGAAGGCTTGGACAACCTAATACGTTGGAAGAACAGTATCGAGGCGAGGCCGGCTGCACGGCGCGGCGTTGAAGTGCCCAATAAAATTGATAAAGAGGCACTTCTAAAAGGAGCGAAAAACGTAGTTACTAAATAG
- a CDS encoding glutathione S-transferase family protein — protein sequence MKIYETKTAPNPRRVRMFLAEKGIDVDYVQVDIQKGENLSAEMRAKNPLGKIPILELDDGTCIAETDAICTYFEALQPDPPLMGTTPVEKATISMWQRQVELAFMMQIGMCFQHTTGYFKDRMTPVPEYGKEAGINASKYLNILERRLGVKEYIAGDTFSIADITALCAMDFARVVKIRMTDDHVNLARWYESVSNRASAKA from the coding sequence ATGAAAATCTACGAAACGAAAACGGCACCCAACCCGCGTCGAGTACGTATGTTTTTAGCAGAAAAAGGCATTGATGTTGATTACGTTCAGGTCGACATTCAAAAAGGCGAAAACTTAAGTGCAGAAATGCGCGCTAAGAACCCGCTAGGTAAAATACCCATTTTAGAGCTTGATGACGGTACATGTATTGCCGAAACGGATGCCATCTGTACTTACTTTGAAGCATTGCAACCAGACCCGCCGTTAATGGGAACAACGCCCGTTGAAAAAGCCACAATCTCCATGTGGCAGCGCCAGGTAGAATTGGCCTTCATGATGCAAATTGGCATGTGCTTTCAACACACCACAGGTTACTTTAAAGACCGTATGACACCGGTACCTGAATATGGCAAAGAAGCGGGTATCAACGCGTCTAAATATCTCAATATTTTAGAGCGTCGACTTGGTGTAAAAGAATACATCGCAGGGGATACTTTCTCTATCGCAGACATAACCGCGCTATGCGCCATGGATTTCGCCCGAGTGGTGAAAATACGAATGACTGACGACCACGTTAATTTAGCGCGCTGGTATGAGTCAGTGAGTAACAGAGCGAGTGCAAAAGCCTAA
- a CDS encoding lipase secretion chaperone, protein MTEGKVRHAYPILTGLVALLVLGGIVYFQFAPDTQKNGAESSTERVEVSRQKETSEKLGEKGITHKEADARPSLKSEAASANKSLTPFELNYSTKDAFDRFIFTRTTKDPQTVKFAYTTYVSTVFTPTTQAVASDLFTRYVDYKVALSSIETEVDLATHSLQDVSYKLDEREEIRRTYFNDTEYHYLFSQEAQVDEAALERLRVAQENSLPKEERKALIVASIKAGNEAEREAFQPTLNMHRIKEIKRSYSDINDRYNAVAAEFGSTVAERFAKTWEKQASWESKIANYQKYRDNLSKQSIAVSELESALREYRSAHFTDNEIKRLNVITGS, encoded by the coding sequence GTGACAGAAGGTAAAGTACGCCATGCGTACCCAATACTTACAGGGCTAGTTGCTCTGTTAGTATTGGGCGGTATTGTTTATTTCCAATTTGCACCTGACACTCAAAAAAATGGTGCAGAGTCTTCCACCGAACGCGTGGAAGTTAGCAGGCAAAAAGAAACCAGTGAAAAGCTGGGCGAGAAGGGAATAACGCATAAAGAGGCAGATGCGCGCCCCTCTCTAAAAAGCGAAGCAGCAAGCGCAAATAAAAGCCTTACTCCCTTTGAGCTTAACTATTCAACCAAAGACGCTTTTGACCGCTTTATATTTACGCGTACAACAAAAGATCCGCAAACCGTTAAGTTTGCCTATACCACTTACGTTAGCACCGTGTTTACACCAACTACCCAAGCGGTAGCGTCTGACTTATTTACCCGTTATGTAGATTATAAAGTGGCGCTTTCTTCCATCGAGACGGAGGTCGACTTGGCTACTCATAGTTTACAGGATGTGTCTTACAAACTTGATGAGCGCGAGGAGATAAGACGCACCTACTTCAACGACACCGAATACCATTATTTATTTAGCCAAGAAGCGCAGGTGGACGAGGCCGCACTGGAGCGCTTGCGTGTCGCACAAGAAAACTCGCTACCCAAAGAGGAAAGAAAAGCGTTAATTGTCGCTTCTATCAAAGCGGGGAATGAAGCCGAACGGGAAGCCTTTCAGCCAACGCTTAATATGCATCGCATCAAAGAGATAAAACGCAGTTATAGCGATATTAACGATCGCTACAACGCTGTGGCGGCCGAGTTTGGTAGTACAGTGGCAGAGCGCTTCGCGAAAACCTGGGAAAAACAGGCTAGCTGGGAAAGCAAAATTGCTAACTATCAAAAATATCGCGACAACTTATCGAAGCAGTCAATTGCGGTTAGCGAGTTAGAAAGCGCGCTACGGGAATACCGGTCTGCACATTTCACCGACAATGAAATAAAGCGTCTAAACGTTATTACAGGGTCGTAA
- a CDS encoding esterase/lipase family protein, whose translation MRISKNNRARNALIVTLLAITSAVSSLIGGAGQAFAGTYAKTENPIVLVHGLFGFEDILFVDYFYKVPHKLSRNGAVVYIAEVSPANSTEVRGEQLLEYIDEVLALSGADKVNLIGHSHGGPTARYAASVAPEKVASVSSVAGVNWGSKVADELRDAFAEGSVGEGAAGVVVNAFANIIEIASGSDPRDKPTDSIAALDSLSTAGSVAFNQKYPEGMPTAYCRNDGKMLAENGVYYFSWSGGRTYTNALDIVDPFLAITGTAFKEPNDGLVSTCSSHLGKVLKDNYKMNHMDEVNQSFGITHWFETDPVDVFVRQANRLKRLGL comes from the coding sequence ATGAGAATATCCAAAAATAATAGAGCAAGGAATGCTCTCATTGTTACTTTGCTTGCCATAACAAGCGCTGTCAGTTCACTAATTGGAGGGGCAGGACAAGCCTTCGCAGGAACATACGCAAAAACTGAAAACCCCATAGTATTGGTCCACGGCCTGTTCGGCTTTGAAGACATACTCTTTGTAGATTACTTTTATAAAGTTCCGCATAAACTCAGCCGCAACGGCGCTGTGGTATACATTGCTGAAGTTTCACCAGCAAATTCCACAGAAGTCCGCGGCGAGCAGTTGCTTGAGTATATCGACGAAGTACTCGCCCTATCAGGCGCAGACAAAGTGAATCTTATTGGGCATAGCCACGGCGGCCCAACGGCACGTTACGCCGCAAGCGTGGCGCCAGAAAAAGTTGCTTCGGTAAGCTCTGTCGCCGGTGTTAATTGGGGCAGTAAAGTCGCAGATGAATTACGGGATGCTTTCGCTGAGGGCTCAGTGGGAGAAGGCGCCGCTGGCGTCGTTGTTAATGCATTTGCCAACATTATTGAAATTGCGTCTGGGTCAGATCCACGTGACAAGCCCACCGACTCAATCGCAGCACTTGATTCTCTGTCAACTGCAGGCTCAGTAGCGTTCAATCAAAAATACCCTGAAGGCATGCCTACCGCCTACTGTCGCAACGACGGTAAGATGTTGGCTGAAAATGGCGTGTATTATTTCTCATGGAGCGGCGGAAGAACTTATACCAATGCTTTAGACATTGTCGACCCTTTCCTAGCTATTACTGGCACTGCGTTTAAAGAGCCAAACGACGGTCTAGTATCAACCTGTAGTTCCCACTTAGGTAAAGTGCTGAAAGACAATTATAAAATGAACCACATGGACGAGGTAAACCAGAGTTTTGGTATAACCCATTGGTTTGAAACCGACCCGGTAGACGTGTTTGTACGTCAGGCTAATCGTCTTAAGAGATTGGGTTTGTAG
- the ubiG gene encoding bifunctional 2-polyprenyl-6-hydroxyphenol methylase/3-demethylubiquinol 3-O-methyltransferase UbiG translates to MLDKSKKTGEVNFSEEEISRFDSLAESWWDPNGKYKTALEFNRARLDVIKAQIEDHFGKGNLPPDYSSLSIVDIGSGGGLISEPLAKLGAKVTGIDASAVSVEVAKRHAEKSGVSVTYKHMLSSELVKEAQQYDIVINAEVVEHVPDQQQLIDECASLVKPGGLLILATLNRTLKSFVIAIVGAEYVMRYLPVGTHDWQKFVKPSELEKWVGEDFTLKHQIGMKLNPFKGEWLTTSSLAVNFIQAYSRN, encoded by the coding sequence GTGCTCGATAAAAGTAAAAAAACCGGGGAAGTTAACTTTTCTGAAGAAGAAATTTCGCGCTTTGACTCGCTGGCAGAGTCATGGTGGGACCCCAACGGCAAATATAAAACAGCCCTTGAGTTTAATCGAGCGCGCTTGGATGTCATTAAAGCGCAAATAGAGGATCATTTCGGCAAAGGTAACCTCCCACCGGATTATTCGTCTTTGTCTATTGTTGATATAGGTAGCGGCGGCGGGCTTATTAGCGAGCCTTTGGCCAAGCTTGGTGCAAAGGTAACTGGCATTGATGCAAGTGCGGTAAGTGTGGAAGTGGCAAAACGCCATGCTGAAAAAAGTGGAGTATCGGTAACTTATAAACACATGTTGTCCAGTGAATTAGTTAAAGAAGCACAGCAATATGACATTGTTATAAACGCTGAAGTGGTAGAGCATGTGCCTGATCAGCAGCAGTTAATTGATGAATGCGCTAGCTTGGTCAAACCGGGCGGGCTGCTTATTCTTGCCACTTTAAACCGAACACTTAAAAGTTTTGTAATTGCTATTGTGGGGGCTGAATACGTAATGCGGTATTTGCCTGTGGGAACCCATGATTGGCAAAAGTTTGTAAAACCTAGTGAATTAGAAAAATGGGTCGGTGAAGACTTTACACTGAAGCATCAGATAGGTATGAAACTCAACCCTTTCAAGGGAGAGTGGCTAACCACTTCTAGCCTTGCGGTAAACTTTATTCAAGCCTATTCCAGAAATTGA
- a CDS encoding aldehyde dehydrogenase family protein produces MLKESYPYYLASEPEYANTDLEVTNKYTGEVATKVAMAGADTIDKAIAAAEKAQPAMAAMAPFERQAVLEHCVKRFTERADELAQALCIEAGKPIKDAKGEVTRLIDTFKIAAEESVRINGETVNLEISARAKGYQGMTKKVPIGPCSFISPFNFPLNLAAHKVAPAIAAGCTFVLKPASRTPIGALIIGEVLAETDLPKGAFSILPCSRDGADLFTTDERLKLLSFTGSPDVGWALKAKAGKKPVVLELGGNAACVVDEDADIEDAIDRVIVGAYYQSGQSCISVQRLLVHSKIYDEFKSRYVEKVKALVSGDPSNEDTFIGPMISEGEAERLHGWITEAKEKGATILCGGTREGAMLEATVMENVPKDCDASAEEAFGPLSILVPFDSYDDALKEVNNSRYGLQAGVFTRDIYKAHKAWDELEVGGVVIGDVPSWRVDNMPYGGVKDSGLGREGIRYAIEDMSETRLMVIRTPQ; encoded by the coding sequence ATGTTGAAGGAAAGCTACCCATACTATTTAGCCAGTGAACCCGAATACGCGAACACCGACCTAGAGGTAACCAACAAATACACCGGCGAAGTTGCAACTAAAGTTGCTATGGCTGGTGCTGATACCATTGATAAAGCAATAGCTGCGGCAGAGAAGGCGCAGCCGGCCATGGCCGCAATGGCACCTTTTGAAAGACAGGCAGTGCTAGAGCACTGTGTTAAACGATTTACTGAGCGTGCAGACGAACTGGCCCAAGCTTTGTGTATTGAAGCAGGTAAACCTATTAAAGATGCCAAAGGCGAAGTGACCCGATTAATAGATACCTTTAAAATTGCTGCGGAGGAGTCGGTTCGTATCAATGGCGAAACGGTAAACTTAGAAATATCAGCGCGGGCAAAAGGTTATCAAGGCATGACCAAAAAAGTCCCCATTGGCCCATGCTCGTTTATATCACCCTTTAATTTCCCGCTAAACTTGGCTGCCCATAAAGTGGCACCTGCCATTGCCGCAGGTTGCACATTTGTGCTTAAACCGGCCTCGCGTACACCTATTGGCGCACTTATTATTGGCGAAGTATTGGCAGAAACAGATTTGCCCAAAGGGGCGTTTTCCATTCTGCCGTGTAGCCGTGATGGCGCTGATTTGTTTACCACAGACGAAAGACTAAAACTGCTCAGCTTCACCGGCTCTCCAGATGTGGGTTGGGCACTTAAAGCAAAGGCGGGTAAAAAGCCTGTTGTGCTGGAGCTAGGCGGTAATGCAGCCTGCGTAGTTGATGAAGATGCTGATATTGAAGACGCTATCGACCGCGTGATTGTTGGGGCTTACTATCAGTCTGGTCAAAGCTGTATCAGTGTTCAGCGCTTGTTAGTACATAGTAAAATATACGATGAATTTAAGTCGCGCTATGTAGAAAAAGTAAAAGCATTGGTGTCTGGTGACCCTTCAAACGAAGATACTTTCATCGGCCCCATGATTTCTGAGGGCGAAGCTGAACGTTTGCATGGTTGGATTACAGAGGCCAAAGAAAAGGGCGCAACTATCCTATGTGGCGGTACTCGCGAAGGCGCAATGCTTGAAGCTACGGTTATGGAAAACGTACCTAAAGACTGCGATGCCAGTGCCGAAGAAGCGTTTGGCCCGCTATCTATCCTAGTGCCTTTCGACAGCTACGACGACGCGCTTAAAGAAGTAAATAACAGTCGTTACGGACTTCAAGCTGGTGTATTTACCCGCGATATTTATAAAGCGCATAAAGCTTGGGATGAGCTAGAAGTGGGAGGCGTTGTTATTGGTGATGTGCCTAGCTGGCGCGTGGATAACATGCCTTATGGCGGCGTTAAAGATTCAGGTCTAGGTCGAGAGGGTATTCGCTACGCGATAGAGGATATGTCTGAGACCCGACTTATGGTTATCCGAACGCCCCAGTAA
- a CDS encoding acetolactate synthase large subunit: MKASDLFVKALEAEGVEYVFGIPGEENLDLLESLRDSSIKLVLTRHEQGAGFMAATYGRLTGKVGVCLSTLGPGATNLVTPAAYAQLGAMPMLMITGQKPIKTSKQGRFQVIDIVDMMRPITKFTNQVVSGDRIPSTVREAFRLASEERPGAVHIELPEDIAAEQTSAQILTPSSTRRPIAEYKAIASAITMIEEAQSPLLLIGAGANRKLTAKMLREFVDKTCIPFVTTQMGKGVLNESDPRFAGNTALSDGDFVHRAIERADLIINVGHDVVEKPPFFMHHNDKKVIHVNFDSAAVDPVYFPQLEVVGDIANSIWQIKEGITPQDDWKLDFYKDVHQAYVEHRAEAEDDNRFPILPERLVRDIRKVMPDNGIVTLDNGIYKIWFARNYPAFHPNTLLLDNALASMGAGLPSAIAAKLVKPEAPVLSVCGDGGFMMNSQEIETAVRLNLDLVVIILRDNAYGMIKWKQANMEFDEFGLDYGNPNFVKYAQSYGAQGWRVDDTDVLIHMVDKCLNTKGVHIIDCPVDYSMNDETLNHTIKELSAKL, encoded by the coding sequence ATGAAAGCGTCCGACTTATTTGTGAAAGCGTTAGAAGCTGAAGGCGTTGAATACGTCTTTGGTATTCCTGGTGAAGAAAACCTCGACTTACTTGAATCGTTGCGTGATTCTTCCATAAAATTAGTGCTGACCCGCCATGAACAGGGCGCAGGCTTTATGGCTGCCACCTATGGCAGGCTTACCGGGAAAGTAGGCGTTTGCCTATCGACCTTAGGGCCAGGCGCCACTAATTTAGTGACTCCTGCTGCCTATGCTCAGTTAGGTGCTATGCCTATGCTGATGATCACAGGGCAAAAGCCGATAAAAACCAGCAAACAAGGTCGTTTCCAAGTCATCGATATCGTCGACATGATGCGACCTATCACTAAATTCACCAATCAGGTTGTCAGTGGAGACAGAATTCCTTCAACGGTTAGAGAGGCTTTCCGTCTTGCTTCTGAAGAGCGGCCTGGCGCGGTACATATCGAATTACCCGAAGATATAGCAGCAGAGCAAACTAGCGCGCAGATATTAACGCCAAGCAGTACGCGAAGACCGATAGCTGAATATAAAGCGATTGCTTCGGCAATTACGATGATAGAAGAAGCGCAGTCCCCGCTCTTGCTTATAGGCGCAGGTGCGAACCGTAAACTTACTGCAAAAATGCTAAGGGAGTTTGTCGATAAAACCTGTATACCTTTTGTTACTACACAAATGGGTAAGGGGGTGCTTAATGAAAGCGATCCCCGCTTTGCCGGGAATACTGCATTATCTGATGGCGACTTCGTGCACCGCGCGATAGAACGTGCTGACCTTATCATTAATGTGGGTCATGATGTGGTAGAGAAGCCGCCGTTTTTCATGCATCACAACGACAAAAAAGTTATCCACGTTAACTTCGACTCAGCAGCCGTTGACCCCGTCTACTTTCCTCAATTAGAAGTCGTTGGAGACATCGCTAACAGCATTTGGCAAATTAAAGAAGGCATCACCCCCCAAGACGATTGGAAGCTAGATTTCTATAAAGATGTGCATCAGGCGTATGTAGAACATCGCGCTGAAGCAGAAGATGACAATCGTTTTCCTATTTTACCGGAAAGGTTGGTTAGAGATATTCGCAAGGTCATGCCGGATAATGGCATTGTTACCTTAGATAACGGTATTTACAAAATTTGGTTTGCGCGAAATTATCCTGCTTTTCATCCCAACACCCTGCTCTTAGATAACGCTCTTGCTTCGATGGGGGCGGGCTTACCATCTGCCATTGCGGCTAAATTAGTAAAACCGGAGGCGCCAGTACTCAGCGTTTGTGGCGATGGTGGTTTTATGATGAATAGCCAAGAAATTGAGACCGCTGTAAGGCTCAACCTTGACCTGGTGGTGATCATCTTGCGTGACAATGCGTACGGAATGATTAAGTGGAAGCAAGCGAACATGGAGTTTGACGAATTTGGTTTGGACTATGGCAACCCAAATTTTGTTAAGTATGCGCAAAGCTATGGTGCTCAAGGCTGGCGTGTGGACGATACAGACGTGCTTATTCACATGGTAGATAAGTGTTTAAACACAAAAGGTGTGCACATTATCGATTGCCCTGTTGATTACAGCATGAATGACGAAACATTAAACCACACGATTAAAGAGCTGAGTGCCAAGCTTTAA
- a CDS encoding DUF4112 domain-containing protein, producing MDVKAPKALLKAQKLANLLDTAVKLPFFPIKIGLDSIVGLIPGAGDAIMLFVSLRIVWLGKSLGMPKALVAQMVKNSAIDFGLGFIPFVGDIVDVFYKANQKNVRIMERWWVSENKGNVDAVTQEKLAQWEKENL from the coding sequence GTGGACGTAAAAGCACCAAAGGCACTACTTAAAGCGCAGAAGCTGGCGAACTTATTAGATACTGCCGTTAAGCTCCCTTTCTTCCCCATAAAAATAGGCCTGGATTCAATAGTAGGCCTTATTCCCGGTGCCGGTGACGCCATCATGTTATTCGTTTCTTTGCGCATTGTGTGGCTAGGGAAAAGTTTAGGTATGCCAAAAGCCCTAGTCGCTCAAATGGTGAAGAATTCTGCTATCGACTTCGGGTTAGGTTTTATCCCGTTTGTTGGTGACATTGTGGATGTGTTTTACAAAGCTAACCAAAAAAATGTGCGTATTATGGAGCGTTGGTGGGTAAGTGAAAACAAAGGCAATGTTGATGCAGTCACACAGGAAAAGCTTGCCCAGTGGGAAAAAGAAAACCTCTAA
- the hemH gene encoding ferrochelatase: MKYKSNKGFTHGQSDKIGVLVTNLGTPEAPTKQALRPYLKEFLSDPRVVEVPKAIWWFVLNGIILNFRPKRSAEAYSTVWTEEGSPLMAITKAQASAIAERCKAQYGDDVIVDFAMRYGKPAIGDTIDAMLAKGVRKLVVLPLYPQYSASTTGSTFDAIAKDFTSRRWLPELRFVNHYHDRDNFITALANKVKAHWEVHGRADKLILSYHGIPKRYLMNGDPYHCECHKTSRLLAEKLGLSHDEYMTTFQSRFGREEWLTPYTDETLKSLPEKGVKSIQVMCPGFSADCLETIEEIGEENREYFMEAGGERYEYIAALNSDEEHIDVLFDIVQENLHGWTVESDNGLRAGLARALGAER, translated from the coding sequence ATGAAATACAAATCAAACAAAGGCTTTACCCACGGGCAATCAGATAAGATTGGTGTACTTGTAACGAACCTGGGGACGCCAGAAGCGCCGACTAAACAGGCTCTTCGCCCATATTTGAAAGAATTTCTATCAGACCCTCGCGTGGTCGAAGTACCTAAAGCGATTTGGTGGTTTGTATTAAATGGTATCATTTTAAACTTTCGCCCCAAGCGTTCGGCAGAGGCTTACTCTACTGTATGGACCGAAGAAGGTTCACCGCTAATGGCTATTACGAAAGCACAAGCATCCGCGATTGCAGAACGTTGTAAAGCACAATACGGCGATGATGTTATTGTCGACTTTGCTATGCGCTACGGTAAACCTGCTATAGGCGACACTATCGATGCTATGCTGGCAAAAGGCGTACGCAAGCTTGTAGTGCTTCCGCTCTATCCACAGTACAGTGCATCGACAACGGGTTCTACTTTTGATGCTATTGCAAAAGACTTTACGTCGCGCCGCTGGCTTCCAGAGCTTCGTTTCGTTAACCACTACCACGACCGCGACAATTTTATTACTGCACTTGCCAACAAAGTAAAAGCGCACTGGGAAGTACATGGCCGCGCAGATAAACTCATCTTGTCTTATCACGGCATTCCGAAGCGCTACTTGATGAACGGCGACCCCTACCACTGTGAATGCCATAAAACATCGCGTTTGCTTGCCGAAAAGCTCGGGCTCTCGCACGACGAGTATATGACAACGTTTCAGTCACGTTTTGGTCGTGAAGAGTGGTTAACACCGTATACAGATGAAACATTGAAATCATTACCTGAAAAAGGGGTTAAATCGATTCAGGTTATGTGTCCCGGTTTTTCAGCCGACTGTTTAGAAACCATTGAAGAAATTGGTGAAGAGAATCGCGAATACTTTATGGAAGCAGGCGGCGAGCGTTATGAATACATAGCAGCATTAAACAGTGATGAAGAACACATTGATGTGTTGTTTGACATAGTGCAAGAAAATCTACATGGCTGGACGGTAGAATCTGACAATGGTTTGCGTGCAGGATTAGCCCGAGCGCTAGGCGCTGAACGCTAA